TGTAAGAGcaggtttttatttctttgtactGTGAAGATCCATGAAAACATTCAGGTAGAGGGCCAGCCGTGTGTTGTTTTCTGAGCATTGGTGGgttgtttttctccttttttttgctGCAGCTTTGCATTTCTGAGAACCTTCTCACAATCTGACTCAGAGGACATGTAGGTTTCCGTAGGAGTCTTTTCAGCTTGTTAAGGTGATCCTCATACTGGAAAGCACTGAAGTTGTCGAGGACACCATGGTGTTTTGCATCTTCTGCAAGATGTACAAGACAGTGGACGTTGTAGGACAGGAATTTGGGGCCGTATAGCTGTCCAAAGTGTGTGACAAAAAGTCGCAGAATATCATTGGCATAGTCGATGTGATCACCAATTAGGCTGTTATTGCACAAGATGAAGATTCCCACAAAAAACAGCAGGAAGTTTTTGTATACCTCCGTGCTGAGTAGGTCTTTCAACATAACAGGGCCTGTGTACAATAAAAACTGTCTAAACTCGGTCGCCTTCCAACGATCTATTTCCCTCACTGCCCTTGGTTTGCGCGCAAATTCCATAGGTACATTTTTTTTGGCACCAACCAACCTTTCTGTCAGCACAGTGGCTTGAAATCCTGACAGCCTGCAAGTTAGAGGACCCAGTCGAAGCCACAAGTGGAGAAGCCGCCTCATGACACCAAGGCACACAAGGTGCATGTAATCAAGGGGGAATCCAGAGACCATATCCAAGGATGTTTCTTCTAGTGGTGAGATGCCATGGTGGTGATCTGGATCAGTCTTATTTCTGAAGTTGTCATCATTTCTAAGAGGCATGTCATTTCTAGGGAATGTCATCCTGTTCTCCAGGTGCACACCATCCTGAATGCACTTTTCGCATCCATGGTAGCCTGCATGGCCCTTCACTTTTTTCAGAAAAGCACGTGCAGGTGCGTCGCAAATCATTGAGGTAAGCTGTAAAGTTAACTTGAGTCCTTCAAATTCAAAACCATGACTTAAGTCTTTTATTTCACAGATGAAGTCTTCAAGATACTCATTCAGTGAGCTTGGTTTACTATCACCACAAAACAAACCTATTGTCACAGGTTCCTCCTGCACCAAATGTTGCACAGTTACAAGAATGGGCCAGAATTGAGTTGATGAACTCTTGTAGAGAGGCAGACCATCGATGCTCACCTGGAGCTTCAAATTGCTCACATTCCGCAAAATGTCCATGTTGTTGTAGAGTACACCTGAAATGGATTCCAGTAGACCAAAATGATAGTACTGGCCACCAGCCTTGTTTTGGACTTCAGTTCTATTTGAACGCGCTGTTCCTAATAGTGTCCTGGCATCTTTTGGCAGATTCAGATCATGCTTGCGGAGGATATTAAGTAATGAATTTAGTGCCACATGTGTTATTTGTTGTTCTGTTGCCCAGGTTGCCAAGTCATCATTAAGGGAATTTGGATGCAGTTCAGAAtctgtgtctgagtctgtgtcagaTTCACTGCTATGTGAAGCACTTGCCATGGTGACACATTCAGGCTCATCAATATGGGACAAACCGTCCATAAAGTCATTGTTGTCATCAGCGATGCTGCTTGTGTCACTGTTCATGCCACCATACTGTTCCATGTTCCATGATGATGGTAGTGATGCTTCCATTGACTGGAGTTGTTTGTCCACCTTAGCCTTGGCTTTTCTTCGCAATGTCCAGTAAGATGGTTTTTTGCAATCCATGGTACTGTGATattaacacacacagaaaatgcaCTGCACTAACCTGATAAGCCaaatgcagtggttctcaactcaaGTTTTGGAAGACACTTGCATTgcacattttggatgtctttCACATGTGGTTTAACTTATAATAGAATCCCCTTAACCCAACAGAGCATGCTAGATGAGACGGACATCCAGAATGTGTAGTGTTAtaggtaggggtgctccgatcacgatcggccgatcgttttgcgcatctcgtcagtaaagccggttctctaatcagcggttaattccatcaggtgcgtgatttcacatagagcagctgttactacacagagccgttgttaatagagaagatgcgcaaatccacttcattttcagcgttttttggtgcatcttctcagttaacaacggctctgtgtagtaacagctgctctatgtgaaatcacgcacctgatggaattaacagctgattagagaaccggctttactgacgagatgcgcattaatgatcggccgatcgtgatcggagcacccctagttatAGGTCCCCAAGATTGGAATTCAGAACCAATGTCTAATATGCATGACAATGCGTAATGTCTAATAATTCTGTcacaataaatacacataccttgGTTTTGATCAAGTGTGAACTGTGGATAACGTTGTTGAGTGAGTGTGGTTGACTGTAGAGAACTTTCTGTAATTGGGGAAGCAATATAACAGGTAATGTCAGTTTTGTCGTTGTGTTTAAAGTATTGGATCTAAATGTTTGCCTGGAAATAGCATCCAAAAGCTTAATAAATATGTGTGGTCACTTATTTTAGATAGTTTATCCATTTAATTCAACTAGTTGGAATTTCTCTAATTCCAACCAGATGATAATTGTTGGAtgagggttggaactaaactcatAAGAATGgctaaaatgtcaaaatgaatgtaaaaatataaatttcatctGACCTAAATTTAATGACATGAGTAGGGATATACCAGTATCAGATTTTCATGTTGCGATTTAATTACTAATGCTTTATCAcagtatacggtattatcacaaTATTGAAATTTAGTATAAAAAAATGGTTATAATGAAGTATTTCtttttcataaaaagaaaaaaaaaaacggaatatttaaataaaaatacaataaagcaatacagaaaaatatataaagttaaggTTTTAcacaaaagaactataaagaccaataggtattccggttacactttattttacagtacgtgtactaacacgtacttatagtgtacttaaattgtatttatctaagaaagttagTAATTAGTAAAGCTGGTAATACAAgttaactacatggggtagggttaggtttaggggtaggttcaggattagtacctagttattacatagttattgtaattactataataagtacatagtatgtacatgaggaacaggactgtaaaataaagtgctactggtattactttacaataagacctcattagttaaccttagttactgcattaacattcacaataagcaatagctacatttgctacagaagttattaatctttgttaaaaaagtacaagtcttagttcatgttagctcattaaatgacacagttgcaactttagattttaacactgtgttattaaatattggaatacctaagatcaatgaatgttcagaagaaattTTAATTGGCAGTTTGTGacctaatgaagccctaatgtaaagtgtaaacaaacaacaaagaatcaaaacactttgaaacaatatctagggcatgttgcagtccagattaaaatgtaaaaacaaaagttttaaaatgaatggcctattaagtctaaatatttaagtatttggtgcTGTGTTGAGCACCACAGCgaatacacaaatataaatagtTATTGAAATCTACTTAAATACGTTTTTtgaaagtagtgcagctgctttattttgggggtttccagggtaagggctgcattttctgcagtttagcgccatctgctgtcagcaTGAATGTGCTTTCAATCGAGTGTtcctcatgtgcttctcatgtgtgcttgtttacatcagagcacacacatacagtggtgttgtgcattttgaccagttgatgggaaaagtattcttaaaatgcatcccaaattctgaataatttgtaatataattattcacagtatttagaagtgcccatgataacaatattgtgcatattaattACCGTGATATATTGCATTACCGAATACTGGCACATGTCTGGTCATGAGACAGTGAGTGTCATCCGAActaatttttaaagatattttttaagattgacccagaataatagtaaataatcTTTTATAGTTATGTATATACAAAATTGTTTCTGCTACCAAGATATGATGGTTTAAGTGGTGGAGTTTGAATCCAGTGGTgccttgttcatttgtttttctttaatcaTCCAAAGGACTTATAACAATAAATAGAAACAGgataaaaactactttaaaacaattaacaaatatttgtaaaaaaaaaaaaaatctagccataatataattgttttattgactaaaaaaataaatgagggGCCGTTTCTGGCCATGAATGTTCTTTCTCCATCTTTTGCCTAAATTGACTCTAAAAAGAAGATTATGGGAAAAGCAGATCTCCTTAATATTCATTAACTCATTAGCATACCTCTTCtcagttaaaatattatttagaataCCAGTAATTCTATTTTCACTAGTTGCATGGGCAATTCCTGATATCAACTTCAATGCAACtgtaatgttcccaggtccagaaacgtagtaaggacatcaatAAAACAGACCATGTGAGATCAgatcagtggctcaacttcagttttatgaaggtacgagaatactttttgagcACAAAGATAACAGAAATAACAATTCATTTCAACTGCTATTCTTCCTGAGTTACGTcttctgccattttggagagtttcatcgaaaaatcttaatttgtgtttcaaaaatagaaatgatgtggaggttgagtaattaatgacagatttaacatttttgggtgaactatccctttaaaaatgtgAATTCCTGGTATCAAAAATCAATTGTTATGATGAAACTGGCAAATCAGAGATCAGAGTCTAGCAGGATGCTAGTATTTATGTATGTAAGAATCTCTTTAATGTCTTCATTAAGACATTACTAACATGCtgcatgatgttgtaattgatctaAACCCAAATACTGAgtggtcatttaaaatatatacttacaaAGTCAAAGATGTTCTCAAGATGTGGCTCTTAAAAAAGCCGTTGTGGTGTATGTAGCTGCTGTAGACAAAAAAGAAGAACGCATACGAGTGAGATATGTCTGtacacattaaaatgttttcactttCATCAGTGGTTATTGATTAATTAGTATGTTATGATGAATCTGGCAAATCAGATGCACAATGCTAGTTTTGTTTCCATTTCATTCAtacatgcatttaataatttttttatttttattcctttatgTATTCCTTTAATGTCTTCATTAAGACATTACTAACATGCTGTATGATGTTGTTGTAATTGATCTAAACCCAAATACTGAgtggtcatttaaaatatatacttacaaAGTCCAAGACGTTCTCAAgatgtggctcttaaaagagccgttgTGGTGTATGTAGCTACTGTAGACAAAcaagaaaacagagaaaaagaacAACGCATATGAGTGAGATATATCTGTACACATTATGTTTTCACTTTCATCAGTGATTATTGATTAAACATGTTGTGATAAATCTGGCAAATAAGAAATGGCGTTGACTCCACTTACAACAATAAGACGGCAATCGAcactgaaaaagagagagaagataaTTAATTTCACTGTAGTCTATTAAATCCCAAAGTTTATAGTCTCTGATggatatgtataatattatttaataaagcatgataagaagaagaatgcaGAGCAATGTTTCTGATGAGACCTTACAGCCCACTAACAAATAAGCcaaagtaaaaatgcattttcattcttGAGAATCACCGATTTCTATAAAGGTGTCAAGGCTTATgagttttatctctctctctctctgtctgtctctctctcgctctctctctaagTGCATGCGCCAGCGTGTGTTAGAGAAAGGGTTTACGCGCTCGCGGTTAAACCTGACAACGCACTACTTTCCATACAATTGTGAATAATGAAGatattattaagaataattgTATGATTGGTCTCTTTTGAAGTAATGTTAACATGACATAACTCTAAAATGAAAGAGCGTCTCTCAAACGGAGCGGATTGGCTCTATCAGCAATGACGTCACACGGATGTAACGGCATTTCGGTGTTTAACGGCGCTGATGAGCGgcctgtaaatatatattaaacgaCGGAAAATCGTCTTCGTGAAATGTGATACAATTAACGGAAAAGAAAAATTTCTATAAGTCCAATTTTTACTACAATTTAACTGGTTTCATGAGTGAAAACGTCTGCTATTTATTTTAGTAGTATAACCCTCAGAAAAACGAACTGTTCCCTCAGACggattgttattataattacaatttattactttctttcttcatagttttaaatgtcatttacttTTGTTGTCGGTCCATACTTTTACAAAGTCATTTAACTAAATAGGTTAAGTAAAAAGTAATTTACCTCAGGAAAACGCACTGCTGGGGATGTCACTCAAAGTTGAGTCAGGCTGTGCGCGCGGTGGGCACAGACCCCGGCTTATATAGGCCCGCTGCCCGGTTTCGCGGGCTTGGCACGCGAGTAAGAATTTaagttttaagaaaaataattattttcatttttttatatatttttttttatgtacaatgaTATAATGACACACAGCGTTAACTTAgcattaaacataataataataatagtgttttcCTATTATATTCAAAGCAATGGTGTTACCAAAAATATAAgccatatatttttttgttttgttttacttctttATTTTCCTCCCAGACTGAgagttcctttttttattattataaattgggCAACCCCATAGGTGGCGATGTACGCGCGCGAGTCGCCAATGAGCCAAGGGATGAAGAAGTCCTCAGGGCAAGATGTGGTGGAGTTATGGTTGAGAGGTAAAGTATGAAAGGTGGAAATGTATAGATTTATGATAGTATGTTTGTCATTGGTGAGATTGTTGAAAGGTTTTTAATAGTGAACTAATTTTAAACCGTTTTAACCGACCATATGTTGAAGCAACGCGTTTTGGAACCAACCGCGGTGCATGTTCAGTTGGCAACAAACAAATTTGATCCCAAATCAACTGCGATACACGTCACGTTAAACGCatagcaaaattaaaaaaaacaaatattattttatgttctataattgttagaaatgtaaatgtatgcaatACTATAAATCCATAAAATTCCAAACCTTGTGACCTAAAGACATGCATGTGCACATTATGCAGAAAGTTTTTCGCTCAGCCTTGTGCAATATAgagaataatcataataataattatatttattgccTTTTGCTATAAAAGTGACATTTTCTTGAACATTTCTTAATGAAGACATTGAAGgggtaatttaaaaataaaaactagcatCCTGCATCTCTGATTGCCAGATTTCTCATAACACGCATAAATATAAACAGAGACTCAAGTTATAGCTCTTAAAAAAACCTGTGTGTGTGATAATGTCATATAGTTAGTTCAAAATTGCTTTGATTTATAGGGATTTAATTTAGTGACTTTAccatttgttttaatgatgtttatTTACAGTGCAATCTATTCTGCTTACCCGACTCATGCAGACTTCTATCCTGATGTTTGGCTGTAGTCCTTCCATCATCCAGTCTTCTGCAGCCGGTCTATTTATGGAGACCACCATGATCTAATCTATACAGATCTAGTTGTCTCTTCTCCCACAAACTCCTCTTTcaggtatatattttttgttgttgttgtttgttgttgtttcaacaatgttgactgtatttttgtataCCAAAACAACTTGGGGGTGTCAACAAACTTCCATTGAGTACCATTAGACCACTCAAGAAGAATTACCTCATATAACCAAGATTTAATGTTGTAAAGCAGATTTTGAGCGGATCTCCTTCATTCTGCAGCCATCTCACCAGAACCTCTGGGTGCACCAGCTGTGGATATTACAGGCCAAACTTTGGGTGAGGATCTTTCTCCCACTGTTCACCACCAAACCTCTTCCTATATGTAAACAGTTGTTTAGCACACTGTTGTCTATATTTGAATGGGTAATTTTTAGGCTGCAACCAATTATCTTAAATAATGTTctagattaatttgataaaatgccacattttattttctttatttttattttccgcATCTACTTACAGATGTGAGTCTCAATGTTCTCTGCACACAACTGCTTACAATAGTGTTTCGATTGCTGTCTGTGTGAAAAAGTAACTATATGAACAAGTAACTAAAGTCAAGCAGTATTTAAATTCATTAACTCAGCTGGTGGGCATGGGGACTGgaactgagaaccactgctctaattAAAGGAAAGTAGTATAGTAAAGTATTATCAAAGATGGCGACATCCATACAATTAAAAGTCTTCTGTTTAATCTGAACCAGCAGCATCTTTTATAACTTGGAGTAGATAGGATTATTTGGGTCACATACAGAGTACAAAACTTGAAAGTAGCGGAGAAAATGCTTCAGTAAAGAAATATTATTTGCAGTTTGCTCTGGCAGATGCTTTGACAGATGTGTGTGGACCTGAGTCATGTTTCTCCAGAGCACAACTTACATTTGATGGTAGAGTCCTTGTCTAATTTTGGAAATAATTGAAGAGAATAGGAGTGCAATGATTCTGACTACAATTTACGttgtactaaaatatttattttaaatgtaggttTAATATTCTATGTTATATTTATGAGAGCATTAAATGTTAAGGAGTATACATGTAACTACTACAGTTACTACACGTAAAACAATTGCTATGTTAAATTTACTATTTTCAGAATATACGGGTATATTAACGTGAATACATGTTCCCcataacagttaacatttaatgggtgttttgtttttaggattttttatatgttttatgctttaaaatggcaagcaaagagtttttttgttttacaatgtcatgtttgtattttaaccctttttttggCTAATGTGTAGCACAACTTACATAAATACATTcactatatttgttttctttgacttCAGTTTTCAAATTGTTTGGAGGACAAAATCGGGAAGGATGTAGGGGCACACAGTTTGGGCACACATACACAGTTCATCTTTGGGTTTGTTGCTCTGTGCTGTTTGATGTTATGGTAGTCAGAACTTTGTTCAGTTTTATTCATTACTGTCAGCTTTCACAGCAATACTGCTTAATGAGCAATTATCTCTATCAAACATGgaccttaaagggatggttcacccaaaaacattattcaaataaatattttgacaatCATGTTCATGAATCTGATTTCAGTGGCACAGCTGTGTAGTATCTAGTACAGAGGTCGTTGACAGTATTGTGTGCATTGTACATGATGTTCACTGCCcagtattgtattattgtttacaCAGTAAGTTTTCAGTAACATTATTTCCTTATAAAATGCTctaacatttttttcttcttcttttctccaCCAGACACCCTAGGACAACATCCTTAGCACAGATCTACCTATAGCCCTCCATCATTCCCACATCCATCTTGCAACAGTTTCATTAACTGCAGTCCATAACCAGTTCACAGTCTACACCTTGTCCATTGCAAATGTTATGGATTATTCTAATAGAGatctttctattatttttttttgagacagTTATTATGTACTCTGTTATGTTGTGAATAAagtcagccccccccccccccacctcgaTGCTTTCAGCAGTTAATAGATTAAAGTGTGtccttaatgttttattatttaaagattgttttaaagtttattacaggctcagtttattttttttttagtattaacTGTCATAATCAAATATGAGACTTTTGTCAGTATCATTAATTCTATGAGGCAATATgaatcaaattaacatttgtATAGGGTTTTCATCTGAAGGCTTCTTCCTCATTCAGTTAAACATCAAGGGTTTTCTATGCCTTTGTCACCTTTTACTTTCTCATTGGAAATTATGAGCATCAGTATTTTTTCTCATTGGAAATTATGAGCAGcagtatttggaagaaaataagAATATGAAAATGGCTTTGATTTCAATGTATTTAATGGAATCAAAGAACCACACAAACCTTTGACCTTCACACAGACATTGTATTAATTAAAGTGTTACTCAAATTATCAAGCttgtaatgtttgtgtttgatgtgtgtttatggttgtatttgtattttattataaatgcatgtgtCTAGTTGGACGCGAGCGGAGCGATGCAACGCAATAAGATAATCACTGATATCGCCTACACACACTGGAAGCGGGCGAATTGACAAATCCCCgtcagaaaaaaatattcctcTTCTTATTGATGGCATAGCTCTTTGCAACAATGGTCGCGTCTGTGTGACATTGTAGTGCTTTAAAAACTCTAGTTTTCCTCATTTATCTGCTTGCTCCGATCGGCGCTGCGTGGCAGCACGTAATTTGAAATGTTGAAGATTCGTCGTATAGACGTCGTATAGAGGTAAAGGAGACGGCTCATTAACAGCTTAAAACATTCGATCGAATGCGATGTTCACCAGATGCTACGATCTTTCATAGACGTCTCCGCGACGTAcctgtgctatctgggtagtgaCAGATACTCCATCGACCGCGCTGTAAAACCCTTGTTCGCAGATCAtaagaaaacctgcgataactgcagagtttatgaggtcagccgctcacaggggatAAAGACTAGCCGTAGTCACGAGGAAGTAGCGGTCGATCTTCTGTACATTCTACCAAAAAATAGGTTGTGGGTGTTGCGCTCAAAAAGCAGAGGAGGGTGAAGGGCCGTAGTTAGGGGTTTGACTTATGAGaaatataaagaaacaaacttgtatctgatataaagtAGGATAGTATACTGATGtaacgtaaaagatattttatgaaatcgagcaAATTCACAGAGATATTGCGACGTATGAACAAGGAggttgagggccaaaactagaaaacaatccgcaAGGCCTAGGAATTacgcttagttggtgaaaataagataagaatgtgAAAGTcgtttaaacaaattgaaacaaaaaGACTGAGCAAAGTCTTGGaagattgtacttgtttagattagattagattcaactttattgtcattatgcagagtacaagtacagagctaatgaaatgcggttagcatctaaccagaagcgcaagaatatagtgttttatatacataaaagtgcagagtaagtaaagctatgatgtaCAGTGTAGTTGCTACATACGTACAATAtcgatcagagtatatacagaatataaatatgaatgcaatgtaggaatcgtatgtacattatgaacggagcaatgaaggattatatatacattatgaacagcaggaacgtgagaacggcggtaataaatacggtcgaatgagtgtgcaaaagtattgttgaacgatgtattatatgcaaaaaaaagagtagtgcaatgataatttttgtagaaatagttactgtgcttgtacattaacaactttagacagtttatggtgtaatagctttaaccatgtgcagtttcttagcataatgcgatgagaaagtgtgtggtttacagttcgctctagcgtccgttaagaaatctcgcaattttagggcgaaagcgttagaacaaacatttgtctatgcggtgttaggctatacggtcattataaagttttgtatgtttattttcatttcaacatattaatgaacgctgttacagattttg
The sequence above is drawn from the Carassius auratus strain Wakin chromosome 5, ASM336829v1, whole genome shotgun sequence genome and encodes:
- the LOC113073817 gene encoding uncharacterized protein LOC113073817 isoform X1; amino-acid sequence: MDCKKPSYWTLRRKAKAKVDKQLQSMEASLPSSWNMEQYGGMNSDTSSIADDNNDFMDGLSHIDEPECVTMASASHSSESDTDSDTDSELHPNSLNDDLATWATEQQITHVALNSLLNILRKHDLNLPKDARTLLGTARSNRTEVQNKAGGQYYHFGLLESISGVLYNNMDILRNVSNLKLQVSIDGLPLYKSSSTQFWPILVTVQHLVQEEPVTIGLFCGDSKPSSLNEYLEDFICEIKDLSHGFEFEGLKLTLQLTSMICDAPARAFLKKVKGHAGYHGCEKCIQDGVHLENRMTFPRNDMPLRNDDNFRNKTDPDHHHGISPLEETSLDMVSGFPLDYMHLVCLGVMRRLLHLWLRLGPLTCRLSGFQATVLTERLVGAKKNVPMEFARKPRAVREIDRWKATEFRQFLLYTGPVMLKDLLSTEVYKNFLLFFVGIFILCNNSLIGDHIDYANDILRLFVTHFGQLYGPKFLSYNVHCLVHLAEDAKHHGVLDNFSAFQYEDHLNKLKRLLRKPTCPLSQIVRRFSEMQSCSKKKEKNNPPMLRKQHTAGPLPECFHGSSQYKEIKTCSYTLKLDQANSYVYIDGKVAKLQNIISAKDDIYVAYTTFNNHEPFFDYPLPSSELGIHLVHGISGPTHFCKFENIEAKAFLVPYDSNFVSVPLLHTH